The following proteins are encoded in a genomic region of Primulina huaijiensis isolate GDHJ02 unplaced genomic scaffold, ASM1229523v2 scaffold25037, whole genome shotgun sequence:
- the LOC140967407 gene encoding pyruvate dehydrogenase E1 component subunit beta-3, chloroplastic-like yields the protein MAVMLQSVGMASISATFSDLSNKFSVRSVPVIRSNASSVPGWIRGTRKAGKITAKAVAAPSENAASAASKTGHELLLFEALGEGLREEMERDPRVCVMGEDVGHYGGSYKVTKDLAKKFGDLRVLDTPIAENSFTGMAIGAAMTGLRPVIEGMNMGFLLLAFNQISDNCGMLHYTSGGQFTIPTVIRGPGGVGRQLGAEHSQRLESYFQSVPGIQMVACSTPYNAKGLMKAAIRSENPVILFEHVLLYNLKERIPDEEYVLSLEEAEMVRPGEHVTILTYSRMRYHVMQAAKTLVNKGYDPEVIDIRSLKPFDLYTIGNSVKKTHRVLIVEECMRTGGIGASLTAAINENFHDYLDAPIVCLSSQDVPTPYAGTLEEWTVVQPPQIVTAVEQLCQ from the exons ATGGCCGTCATGTTGCAGTCAGTTGGAATGGCATCAATCTCGGCTACGTTCTCTGACCTCTCCAATAAATTTTCTGTGCGTTCTGTTCCAG ttatCAGATCTAATGCAAGCTCAGTTCCGGGTTGGATTCGGGGAACCCGCAAGGCAGGAAAAATCACTGCTAAAGCAGTTGCG GCACCGTCGGAAAATGCTGCGTCAGCAGCTTCAAAAACTGG GCATGAACTTCTGCTGTTTGAAGCTCTTGGAGAAGGACTACGGGAAGAAATGGAAAGAGATCCTAGAGTTTGTGTCATGGGTGAAGACGTGGGCCATTATGGAGGTTCCTATAAGGTCACCAAGGACCTTGCTAAGAAATTTGGAGATCTGAGGGTTCTTGATACCCCAATCGCTGAGAATTCTTTTACAGGCATGGCTATTGGAGCAGCCATGACAGGCCTAAGACCAGTTATCGAAGGCATGAACATGGGATTTCTTTTGTTGGCCTTCAACCAAATATCCGACAACTGTGGCATGCTACACTATACTTCAGGTGGGCAGTTCACAATTCCAACTGTGATTCGTGGACCAGGAGGTGTTGGGCGCCAACTTGGGGCAGAGCATTCACAGAGGCTCGAGTCCTATTTCCAGTCAGTTCCTGGAATACAGATGGTTGCCTGTTCAACCCCATACAATGCCAAAGGTCTAATGAAAGCAGCCATTCGTAGTGAGAACCCTGTGATCCTGTTCGAGCATGTGCTTCTTTACAACCTGAAGGAGAGAATTCCTGACGAAGAATATGTTCTTTCACTCGAAGAAGCCGAAATGGTGAGGCCTGGCGAGCATGTTACGATCTTGACATATTCTCGGATGAGATACCATGTGATGCAAGCAGCGAAGACTCTTGTCAACAAAGGGTATGATCCCGAGGTGATTGACATAAGGTCATTGAAACCCTTTGATCTCTACACCATTGGGAACTCTGTGAAGAAAACCCACCGAGTGCTTATAGTTGAGGAATGCATGAGGACAGGTGGTATCGGGGCCAGCCTTACTGCAGCTATAAATGAGAATTTCCATGATTATTTGGATGCCCCGATTGTTTGCCTTTCCTCGCAGGATGTGCCCACTCCTTATGCTGGCACTTTGGAGGAATGGACCGTGGTTCAACCGCCGCAGATTGTAACCGCAGTTGAGCAGCTCTGTCAGTAG